From the Planctomycetota bacterium genome, the window CCTGCGCGTCGGACCGGAGCACGTGGATCGACGGCATCGTCGTCGAGATCCGCCCGTTGCCGTAGCTCTCGTCGCCGTTGCGCACGGCGTTGCTCGTCCAGGCGTGGGCGGGTCCGGCCGACGCCCCGTCGGAAACACGCGGCGTAAGGTTACCGACCGGAAGAGACGCGAGGCCGCTGGCCAGATGGACGCCGCCCCCTCCTGCGCCATCGCCAGCGCTGGCGATCATCAACTCGCCGCAGTCTTCGTATTGAGGAATCCCTGGGCCGACCTCAAGCCCACGGGTGAGCTGATAGAACTCGATCGGTCGGACCAGCAGCAGCCGCTGTTCGAGCTGCTCGAACATCACCGCCAGTGTCGGCTTCTCACCGCACCCGCGCGGTCCGCAGCCCGGGCTGCACGCGTTGCGGTGCCCCCGGCGTTGGCCACACCGCTGCCGCTGTCGCTGCCGTCCGATGCCCCCTCCTTTGATCCCGATCGCGTCAGGCGATTGGCCCCCTCGCCAGAAACCCCCCGGACGGGGACCACAGGGTATGGGAAAAGATCATGCCGGTGTTGTCAACGGCCGTCAGGGGTCGAACACGACCGCCACCGGCAGGGAGTTGCCGAACGTGACGAAGTCGCGAAACGTCCACGCCACCCTCTTGTCGGGTGTGACTTCGATGATCTGCGGGTTGTCGGGGCCGGCGTGGCAATTCACCAGTTGCGTGTTGCCGTTGGCGAGCCGGCGCACCTGCGTGACCCACGCCAGCGTGATCCCCGGCAGGTCATGCTGGGCCAGGTGCCAGACGATCTCCTTGGCGGGCGTGACCTCGAGCACGGCATGGCCGTTGCCGGTGCCGATGAGCGTGTTGCCATTGGCGAGGCGGACGGCCGAATAGACCTGGTCGCCGAATGCCTCGGGCCCGTGGCCCCCCTTCGGCTCGCGGCCGAACAGCGGCACGTCGAACTCCCACACGACCCTGCCCGCGGTGTCGTATTCGCGGACCACGCCGTCGCGCTCGTGGGCGACCAGATACGTGCCCGCCGGCGTGCGGCGCACGTTGCGGGTGTCGGAGTGGACAGCCGGCCGATCGACCGTGAGCGGGATCACGTGGCGGATCTTCCCCTCGCCATCGACCTCCACGATCCGCGCCGGCCCCGACTCGGCGATCATCGTCGCCCCGTCGGGGAGCCGCTCGAAGGCGTGGATCTCGACCGGGCGGTCGCCATGCTCCTTCCGCCCGTCGTAGGACCAGACCACCTTCCCGTCGCGGTCGGTCTCCACGACCCGCGTCCACCCCTCCTGGGAGAGCAGGTGGCCGTCAGGGAGGAGGTGGAGGTCGTGGATCTGCGCGACGGGGCGCCGCCAGGCGATGCTCCCGTCGGCTCCGACCAGCGCCAGCGTCCGCGTCGAATCGTCGGCCGCGAGCACGCGGCGCGGCGGGCCGGTCTGGTCGGCGACGGCGTCGGCCCCGGCCGACAGGCCGAGGGCCGAGAGCGCGACGAGCCACGCCGCCAGCCGGCTCCAGCCCGAGCGTGGGGCGGGATGGATCGTCGTCGGCCGCCGCGCGGCGAGGGCGGCGATCCGGGTGCGGACCTCGTCGAGCCGGGCGCCGGAAACGTGCTCGAGCGCCAGATCGAATTGGACCGCCGCCCGCGGCGCCAGCGTGACCACGCGCCCCTGCGACTCCTCGAACGACCGCGGGTTGGGGAAATTGGTGCCCGGCTCGAGTCCGGTGACGTAGCCATCGGCATTCCCAGTCTGGTTTTTCCAGAGCGTGAAGCAGGGGAGCGACTCGGCAAACCAGGCCAGCCGCGCCCCCTCGCGCCCGCCGGGGGCGAGGAGGACCGCCTCGGCGGTCCCCTGGTCGTCGGGACGGATCCGCGCGAAATGCGCCTCCTCGGGGCGCCCTGCCCGGGGCGCTTCGAAGCTCCTCCAGGTCGGGCCGTCGGGCATCGCCGCGGTGTCGCGCGGCGCCACCTCGTCGACGGCCGCGAGGAGCTCGGCCCCGGCCCCGAGCAGCGGTGGCCCGAGATTGACGTGGTAGAGCATCTGCATCGTCGTCGGGCGGTCGGAGAGGTTTGTCACTTCGTCGGTCCAGGTGACCAGCGGCCGGTCGGCGTGGACGACGATCCGGGTCGACATACGCAGGGCATGGAAGTGGAACCGCGTCTCGTCGACGGCGCCGGCCAGTTCGACCGTGCCGGCCTTGTCGTCGATCACCACCTCGACGGCATGGGCGGGGAGATTGGCGATCCGGCCGTGCAGCGGATGCAGCAGCCGGCCGGCGGCGTCGAAATCGGGGGCGCCGTTGGAGACCAGGCCGCAGCGGGCGACCAGTTCGTCGAACCCGTCGAGCCAGCCGAGCCCGGAGGGCTCCATCAGCGGCACGCCGCGCGGGTGCACCGGGCCGGCGACCGGCGACTGCCAGCCCAGCTCGGTCGGCCCGCTCCAGGCCTTCCAGATTCCCAGGCCCCGGTCCGGGAGGACGATCGCGCTGGTGGCGCCGGCGGCGAGCTCGACGACGAGCATCCCGTCGCCGCGGCCGCCGCGGATCCGGCCGGTGCGGACCCGCAACCGGCCGAGAGTGATATCGAGCGCATCGTTGGCGGTGGAGGCGGTGTCTCCGCGCCCGCGGCTCACGACAGGGTGGGATTGGCGTGTCATGGGGGGGAGTGTACCGCGACGGCCCGCCGCGCCGCAGCCGGCCGCAGCACGGCGGCGGGTGTCGTCCCAGGCCTCCGGACGGGGAGCGGTCGCGACCGGGCCAACGGCGTCGGCGGGATCACTACACTGGCGGCCTGCCGACGACCGCACCTCCACCAGAGCTTCGGAAGCCACCCCGTGGTTCCCATGTCGCCGACGCCGCCGATCGCGATCGTCCTCGCCGCTGGCCGCGGCACACGGATGGGCACCGACCTGCCCAAGGTGCTCTGCGAGGCGGCAGGGAAGCCGCTTGTCACCTGGGTGCTCGAGGCCTTGGCGGCGGCTGGGATCGAGGAGCGGATCGTGGTCGTCGGCCACCGGGCCGCCGACGTCGAGCGCGCGCTGGCCGGTGTGACCGGGGTCTTCTTCGCGCTCCAGACCGCGCTCCGCGGAACCGGCGACGCGGTGGCCGCGGCGGTCCCGCACCTGCGCCGCGCCGGAGGAGGCCCGGCGCGGCCGGTGGTGATCGTCTGCGGCGATTCGCCGATGCTCCGGCCGGCGAGCATCGCCCGCCTCCTCGGCGAGTTCGCCGCCCGGTCGGCCGCCTGCCTGCTGGGCACGACGATCGCCGCCGACCCGACCGGCCTGGGGCGGATCGTGCGCGACGACTCCGGCCGGTTCGAGGCGATCGTCGAGGAACGCGACGCGACGCCGCAGCAGCGCCTGATCCGCGAGGTCAACATGAGCACGTACGTGTTCGCGGCAGGGGCGCTCGTCGACGCCGTCGGGCGCCTCGACAACGGCAACGCCGCCGGGGAGTATTACCTCACCGACTGCCCCCGGTTGCTGGCGTCCGACGGCCTGGTGGTCGATGCCGTCGCCTGCCTCGACGAGAGCGAGTCGCTCTCCGTGAACACCCCCGCACAGCTCGCCGCGGTGGCCGCGGCCCTGGCGGCGCGGCCGACGGGCGACGAGCAGGGACCAGCGAGGCACGCCGGATGAACGATCTGAAGATCTTCAGTGGGCCCGCCAACACGGCGCTGGCCCAGGACATCTGCCGCTACCTCAACCTGCCGATGGGGAAGATCACCCTCGGGCGGTTTCCGGACGGCGAGATCTCGTGCAAGATCGACGAAGACGTCCGCGGCCGCGACGTGTTCATCGTCCAGCCCACCTGCCCGCCGGTCAACGAGCACCTCATGGAGCTGCTCGTGATGATCGACAGCTTCAAGCGCGCCAGTTCGTTCCGGCTGACGGCGGTGATTCCCTACTTCGGGTACGCCCGGCAGGACCGAAAAGACGCCGGGCGGGTGCCGATCACGGCCAAGCTCGTGGCCAATCTGATCACCCGCGCGGGCGCCGACCGCGTGCTGGCGATGGACCTCCACGCCGCCCAGATCCAGGGCTTCTTCGACGTCCCCGTCGACCACCTCTACGCCGCCCCGGTGCTCCACAACCACTTCGCGTCGCTCGACGTGCCGCGCGACGAGATCGTCGTCGTCAGCGCCGACGAGGGGGGAATCAAGCGCGCCGTCGGCCACGCCACCCGGTTCGGAGCCCCGCTGGCGATCATCGACAAGCGGCGTTTGTCGGCCGACACCACCAAGCCTGCAAACCTCATCGGGGCGTCGGTGGAGGGAAAAACGGCGCTGATGTTCGACGACATGATCAGCACCGCCGGTTCGATCTGCTCGGCCGCCGAGGTGATCCACCGCCACGGCGCCAAGGCGATCTACGCCGCCGCGACCCACGGCCTGCTCGTCGGCCCGGCGGTCGAGCGGCTCCGGGCGGCGCCCTTCAAAGGAGTGATCATCACCGACTCGATCCCCCTTTCGGAGGATAAGCTCCTTCCCTCCGTGACGGTGCTTTCGGTCGCTGCGCTGCTCGGGCAGGCGATCAAACGGATCCACCGCAACGAGTCGGTGAGCATGATGTTCCAGTGAGCCGGCAGACCGGCCTTGCGGTCCCCGGCGGCGCTGGCATGATAGTGGGCTTTCCGTGAGCCTGCCGACGGTGTCGCGCGGGCCCGCGCCCGGCCCCCGCGCCGCGGCGCCGCACGCGCGAAAGCCCCCCGCGAGGAATCGATCCCGTGAGCGAGTCGCTCGAAGTCGTCGCCCGCACCGCCGTCGGCTCCCATGCCTGCCGCCGCCTCCGCCGCCAGGGGCTCGTTCCCCTGGTTCTCTACGGCCATGGCGAGAAATGTGTCGATCTGGCCGCCCACCGCGATGCGGTCGAGGCGGTGATCCGCCACGGCAGCCGTGTCGTGGAGTTGCAGGGAGCGGTGAAGACCAGCGCCCTGCTCCGAGACCTGCAGTGGGACACGTTCGGCACCGAACCGCTCCACGTCGATCTGATTCGCGTCAGCGCCAGCGAGCGGGTCAAGGTGCGCGTCCCGGTCGACCTGCGTGGCGAATGCCCCGGGCAACGTGAAGGGGGCGTGGTCACGCTCCTGCTCCACGAAGTCGATCTCGAGTGCACGGCTGACGCGATCCCGGAGAGGATCCACGCCCAGGTGGGCCGGCTGATGATCGGCGGCGTCATCAAGGTCCAGGATCTGGAGCTGCCGAAGGGGGCTCGCGTCCTTGCCGACCGGGAAGAGAACGTCGTGTCCTGCAACCTCCCGACGCACAAGGCCGAGGAGGCGGTCGCCGCCGCCGAGCCGGAGGTGATCGGCCGCAAGCCGGCGGAGGAGGGGACTGCCGCCGAGGGGGAGTGAGTGAAACTCGTCGTCGGCCTCGGCAACCCCGGCCGCTCCTACGATGGCTCGCGGCACAACGTCGGCTTCGAGGTTCTCGACATCCTGTCGGAGCGGGCGGGAAGCCCGCCGCGGCGTCAGCGTTTCCAGGGCGACACCGCCCCGGCGACGGTCCGGGGCAGCCAGGTCCTGCTCCTCTGGCCGCTGACGTGGATGAACCTCTCCGGCTCGGCCGTGCTTGCAGCGCGCGATTTCTACAAGCTCGACGACTCGGATATATTGGTGATTTGCGACGACTTCAATCTCCCCGCGGACGTCATCCGGCTCCGGAAGGGCGGTTCGGCGGGGGGCCAAAATGGCCTCGCCAACGTCCTCCTGCGCCTCGGCACCCAGACCGTGCCGCGACTTCGGGTGGGCATCGGACCGGTGCCTCGCGGCCGTGATCCAGCCGATTGGGTGCTCGGCCGCTTCACCGCGGCGGAGCGAACGCAGGTCGACGCCGCCGTGCAGCGGGCCGCGGAAGCAGCCGAGGATTGGATCGCCCTCGGCATCGACGCGGCGATGAACCGACACAACTAGTTTCAATGATTTCCAGCCACCGCTCCCGAGGAACCCTCGATGGTCGTTTACGAAGGCATGTTCATTCTTGATCCCACGAAGTTCTCGCGCGATCCGTCCGCGGCTGCCAAGCAGGTCGACGACCTGATCGCCGCGCACGGCGGCACCGTGCTCGCCGCACGGCTGTGGGACGAGCGAAAACTCGCCTACCCCATCAACGGACACAAGAAGGGGGTCTACTGGCTCAGCTACTTCAAGATGCCCGGCGGCAACATCGCCCCCCTCGAGCGGCAGGCGGCGATCACCGACCTGGTGATCCGCAAGTTGATCCTCCGCGTCGATCCGCGGCTCGCCGATGTCCTCGTGCAGCACGCGTTGGCCGGCGATAGCACGCAGCGGCGCACGGGCACCTCGAGCCCGGCGGGAACCTGACCCCCGCCCCGGCGTGCCCTGACCGAAACCGCGGTCTTGCCAACTCGCCGACAGGCACCCTATACTGAACAGATGATCACATTCGCCTCGCCGACAGCGGCCGGGCGAGCCCCCGGGGGCCGAGAAGGCCCGCGGGGGGCGATGGCCGCGGCGGCGGGGAAGACGCGGCCGAGCGGCGCAGGCGGGGTTCGATCGGGGCAACTCGCCGGCCAGTGGAGCCGGCGGTCAATCACGTAGGTCGAGGAGCATCCGATGGCCAGTTTCAACCGTGTGGTTCTGATGGGTAACGTCACCCGCGACCCGGAACTGCGGTACATCCCCAGCGGCAAGGCGGTGACCGACCTGGGTCTGGCAGTCAACGAGCGGCGCAAACTTCCCAGCGGCGAATGGGGCGAGGAGACGACCTTCGTCGACATCACGCTGTGGGATCGCAATGCCGAGGTCGCGGGGGAATACGTCACCAAAGGGTCGCCGGTCCTCATCGAAGGTCGGCTCAAGCTCGAGACGTGGGAGAAAGACGGCAAGAAAAACTCGAAGCTGAAAGTCATCGGCGACCGTCTCGTCCTTCTTGGCGGCCGGTCGGGAGAGGGGGGCCGTGGCGAAGGGGGTGGTCGGTCGGGGCGACCGGTTCGGGCCGGTTCCGGAGGCCGGCACGCCGATGCCGATGCCCCGTCGACCGACGGCCCCTCGGGCGGGTACGATGGAGAAGTGCCATCGGCCGGTGGCGGCGACGACGACATCCCGTTTTGAGGGGGCTGGCCTACGGCGGCTGCCCTGCCCGTAGGCCGAATGACGCGGGCGCTGGCCGATGACGTCGCGGCCGTGGTTCGCCACGGCCGCGGGTGACTCGTCAGTGCCGCCGATCGGCCCCGGGCCCGCCGGTGGAGTGTTCACGTCGGTCCGTGGCGTTCGGTGTGGGTGACGAGGTTTTCTGTCCCGGATTTTCCGTGCTGGAAAGGTTTCACGATGGCCGCTCAGTCTGACTCCAACGCGTCTTCCGCTCCCGCTCGCGAATCGTCCGCGGCGCCGGCAAAGAATGCGGTCAGCCGCGCCAAACGGCAACGCTCGGCCCCGACAATGGCCGCCGCCAACCGGCTACCGAAGGGGAAGAAGGGGGGCATCGAACTGCTCCTCATCCAGTCGGTCGAGCACCTCGGCAAGGTGGGCGAGGTGGTCGAGGTGAAGCGGGGGTACGCGGCCAACTATCTGCTGCCCCAGGGCATGGCGACGATCGCCACCGACCACCACAAGCGGATGATCGAGAAGCACAAGGCGAAGCTCGACGAGATCGCCCGGCAGCGGTTGGCGGGCCTCCGCAGCCTGCTCGACGAGCTGGTGCGGACGAGCGTCACGATCGAGGCCAATGCCAACGACGAGGGGCATCTCTACGGCTCCGTCGGCGCGGCGGAGATCTCCCGGTCGCTGAAGCAGCAAGACCTGATCGTCGCTGCCGACTCGATCATCCTCCAGGGCCCCCTCAAAGAGGTCGGGCTGTACACGGTCAAGGTGCGGCTCGCTGCCGAGGTGGAAGGCGACCTGAAGGTGTGGGTGGTGCCCTCGAGCGGAGACGGCGGAGCCAAGTAGCGTCCGCCGCGGCTGCCTGCCGGCCGTGGATGCCTCGCCAAGTCAACTGCCCGTGGCCTTTCGGGCGCGGGGATCGCGGCCGGCTCTTGCCGTTGGCCGAGAACCGCTCGCCGCGACCGCGGGGTGATGGTCTTGTCGGTCGGCAGCTCATGGCTTCCCGGGTCCGAGCCCACCCCCTGCCCACCGAGGTGACCGGATGAGCGACGCGGCGGCGGGTTCAGCGGGCAACCACGATGCCTCCGGAAACGGCGCGTCCTCCCGCCGGCGGCGTGACGGCGGCGGTAAGCCGCGCCCCACCGCCCCCGCAGCGGGCAGCGGAGCCCGGCTGCCGGGGCGCGAACGGCCCACCAGCTATGAATCGGAGCGTGCCGTGATCGGCAGCGTGCTCCTCAAGCCCGATGTCTGCGACGACGTGACGCTGGTGTTGTCCCCCGCCGATTTCGACGACGACGCCTGCCGACTGATCTTCGAGCGGATCCGTGAGATCCACGAGTCGGCGCGGAAGGTCGACGTCCGGATCCTCGTCGAGGCGCTGCGCACGGCCGGCGAATTGGAGCGCGTCGGCGGCGCGGCGGTGATCGCCGAATTCCTCCAGGCCGTCCCCCACGCCGCGCATGCGGTGCATTACGCCGAGATCGTCCGGGAGAAGAGCCTCCTCCGCGCGCTGATCGACACCTCCACCGCGATCCTCAGCGACGCCTACGACTCCCCGGTCGAGGCGCGGAAACAGCTCGGCGACGCCGAGACGAAGATCTTCGGCATCTCGGAGCAGCGGGCCGGGACCGAGGCGCGACCGATCAACGACGTCCTCAAGGACGTGCTCCACCGGATGGACGCCCGGATGAAGCACGATCAGCCGCTCGGCGGCGTCGAAACCGGGTTTACCGAGCTCGACACCCTCTGCGGGGGCCTCCACAACCAGGAGCTGATCATCCTCGCCGCCCGGCCCAGCATGGGAAAGACGGCGCTGGCGATGAACATCGCCGAGCACGTCGCGATCCACAATCGGCGGCCGGTGCTGTTCGTGAGCCTCGAGATGGCGGCGCTCGAGCTCACCGACCGGTTGCTCTGTTCCTCCGCGCGCGTCAACGGCCACCGTCTCCGCAACGGCACGATCTCGCAGGAGGACCGGCGCCGGCTTGTGCAGAAGGCCAGCGAGATCAGCGCCGCGCCGCTGTTCATCGACGACTCCCCGGCGCGGACGCTGGCCGAGATCGGCGCGGTCGCCCGGCGGATCAAGCGGAAGCATGGCCTCGCGCTGGTCGCGATCGACTACCTCCAGCTGATCGAGCCCGACAACCCGCGCGACCCCCGCCAGGAGCAGGTCGCCCGCATCGCCCGCCGCCTCAAGACGCTTGCCCGGCAACTCGAGGCCCCGTTGCTGTGCCTTGCCCAGCTCAACCGCCAGGCGGAGGTGTCGCGCGACAACAAGCCGCGGCTCCACCATCTCCGTGAGTCCGGGGCCATCGAGCAGGATGCCGACGTGGTGATGTTCGTGCACCGTGAGGAGTACTACCAGACGAACGACGAGGACCGGGAACGGGTCAAGGGACAGGCCGAGATCATCATCGCCAAGCAGCGAAACGGTCCGATCGGCGACGTCAAGCTGCTCTGGCAGCACGACTTCACCCGGTTCGTCAATCAGGAGCACCGCCCGCACAGCGAGTTCGAGAGCTTCTCCCCCTGAGGCGGAGCACGGCTGCCGTCAGCGGGCGCGACGGGCGGCGGAGCGGTCGGTTCCCGGAGCGACATCGAGCAGAGCCCCGCCCACGTCGCCGCGTTCGACGTGCTCCCAGGCGATCGCCCCCATCGCCGCATTGTCGGTGCACAGCGACGGCGGCGGCACGAGCACTTCCGCGCCGTGGCGGCCACCGGCTAGAGTCAGCGCGGCGCGGAGGCGCGAGTTGGCCGCGACTCCACCGCCGACGAGCACCTGGCGCAGGCCGGTGCGCTCGAGCGCCACTTCGACTTTGGCGACGACCGTATCGACCGCCGCCTGTTCGAACGCCGCCGCCAGGTCGGCGCGGGCCTGACCGGTCGGTGGCGGCTGATCGGCCGGTGTCCCCGGGGGGCGCACCCGCACCCGCAGCGCCGTCTTCAGGCCGCTGAAGCTCATGTCGATCCGGTCGCGGTCTGCCGCCAGGGGCCGCGGCAGGCGCACGCTCCGCGGATTGCCGTCGCGCGCCGTCCGCTCGATCCACGGGCCGCCGGGATAGCCGAGGCCGAGCAGCGCCGCCGCCTTGTCGAAGGCCTCGCCCACGGCGTCGTCGATCGTGCCG encodes:
- a CDS encoding DUF4432 family protein, with the translated sequence MTRQSHPVVSRGRGDTASTANDALDITLGRLRVRTGRIRGGRGDGMLVVELAAGATSAIVLPDRGLGIWKAWSGPTELGWQSPVAGPVHPRGVPLMEPSGLGWLDGFDELVARCGLVSNGAPDFDAAGRLLHPLHGRIANLPAHAVEVVIDDKAGTVELAGAVDETRFHFHALRMSTRIVVHADRPLVTWTDEVTNLSDRPTTMQMLYHVNLGPPLLGAGAELLAAVDEVAPRDTAAMPDGPTWRSFEAPRAGRPEEAHFARIRPDDQGTAEAVLLAPGGREGARLAWFAESLPCFTLWKNQTGNADGYVTGLEPGTNFPNPRSFEESQGRVVTLAPRAAVQFDLALEHVSGARLDEVRTRIAALAARRPTTIHPAPRSGWSRLAAWLVALSALGLSAGADAVADQTGPPRRVLAADDSTRTLALVGADGSIAWRRPVAQIHDLHLLPDGHLLSQEGWTRVVETDRDGKVVWSYDGRKEHGDRPVEIHAFERLPDGATMIAESGPARIVEVDGEGKIRHVIPLTVDRPAVHSDTRNVRRTPAGTYLVAHERDGVVREYDTAGRVVWEFDVPLFGREPKGGHGPEAFGDQVYSAVRLANGNTLIGTGNGHAVLEVTPAKEIVWHLAQHDLPGITLAWVTQVRRLANGNTQLVNCHAGPDNPQIIEVTPDKRVAWTFRDFVTFGNSLPVAVVFDP
- a CDS encoding glycosyl transferase family 2, which gives rise to MSPTPPIAIVLAAGRGTRMGTDLPKVLCEAAGKPLVTWVLEALAAAGIEERIVVVGHRAADVERALAGVTGVFFALQTALRGTGDAVAAAVPHLRRAGGGPARPVVIVCGDSPMLRPASIARLLGEFAARSAACLLGTTIAADPTGLGRIVRDDSGRFEAIVEERDATPQQRLIREVNMSTYVFAAGALVDAVGRLDNGNAAGEYYLTDCPRLLASDGLVVDAVACLDESESLSVNTPAQLAAVAAALAARPTGDEQGPARHAG
- a CDS encoding ribose-phosphate pyrophosphokinase codes for the protein MNDLKIFSGPANTALAQDICRYLNLPMGKITLGRFPDGEISCKIDEDVRGRDVFIVQPTCPPVNEHLMELLVMIDSFKRASSFRLTAVIPYFGYARQDRKDAGRVPITAKLVANLITRAGADRVLAMDLHAAQIQGFFDVPVDHLYAAPVLHNHFASLDVPRDEIVVVSADEGGIKRAVGHATRFGAPLAIIDKRRLSADTTKPANLIGASVEGKTALMFDDMISTAGSICSAAEVIHRHGAKAIYAAATHGLLVGPAVERLRAAPFKGVIITDSIPLSEDKLLPSVTVLSVAALLGQAIKRIHRNESVSMMFQ
- a CDS encoding 50S ribosomal protein L25, with protein sequence MDPVSESLEVVARTAVGSHACRRLRRQGLVPLVLYGHGEKCVDLAAHRDAVEAVIRHGSRVVELQGAVKTSALLRDLQWDTFGTEPLHVDLIRVSASERVKVRVPVDLRGECPGQREGGVVTLLLHEVDLECTADAIPERIHAQVGRLMIGGVIKVQDLELPKGARVLADREENVVSCNLPTHKAEEAVAAAEPEVIGRKPAEEGTAAEGE
- a CDS encoding aminoacyl-tRNA hydrolase, with product MKLVVGLGNPGRSYDGSRHNVGFEVLDILSERAGSPPRRQRFQGDTAPATVRGSQVLLLWPLTWMNLSGSAVLAARDFYKLDDSDILVICDDFNLPADVIRLRKGGSAGGQNGLANVLLRLGTQTVPRLRVGIGPVPRGRDPADWVLGRFTAAERTQVDAAVQRAAEAAEDWIALGIDAAMNRHN
- the rpsF gene encoding 30S ribosomal protein S6, with amino-acid sequence MVVYEGMFILDPTKFSRDPSAAAKQVDDLIAAHGGTVLAARLWDERKLAYPINGHKKGVYWLSYFKMPGGNIAPLERQAAITDLVIRKLILRVDPRLADVLVQHALAGDSTQRRTGTSSPAGT
- the ssb gene encoding single-stranded DNA-binding protein; its protein translation is MASFNRVVLMGNVTRDPELRYIPSGKAVTDLGLAVNERRKLPSGEWGEETTFVDITLWDRNAEVAGEYVTKGSPVLIEGRLKLETWEKDGKKNSKLKVIGDRLVLLGGRSGEGGRGEGGGRSGRPVRAGSGGRHADADAPSTDGPSGGYDGEVPSAGGGDDDIPF
- the rplI gene encoding 50S ribosomal protein L9 — translated: MAAANRLPKGKKGGIELLLIQSVEHLGKVGEVVEVKRGYAANYLLPQGMATIATDHHKRMIEKHKAKLDEIARQRLAGLRSLLDELVRTSVTIEANANDEGHLYGSVGAAEISRSLKQQDLIVAADSIILQGPLKEVGLYTVKVRLAAEVEGDLKVWVVPSSGDGGAK
- the dnaB gene encoding replicative DNA helicase produces the protein MSDAAAGSAGNHDASGNGASSRRRRDGGGKPRPTAPAAGSGARLPGRERPTSYESERAVIGSVLLKPDVCDDVTLVLSPADFDDDACRLIFERIREIHESARKVDVRILVEALRTAGELERVGGAAVIAEFLQAVPHAAHAVHYAEIVREKSLLRALIDTSTAILSDAYDSPVEARKQLGDAETKIFGISEQRAGTEARPINDVLKDVLHRMDARMKHDQPLGGVETGFTELDTLCGGLHNQELIILAARPSMGKTALAMNIAEHVAIHNRRPVLFVSLEMAALELTDRLLCSSARVNGHRLRNGTISQEDRRRLVQKASEISAAPLFIDDSPARTLAEIGAVARRIKRKHGLALVAIDYLQLIEPDNPRDPRQEQVARIARRLKTLARQLEAPLLCLAQLNRQAEVSRDNKPRLHHLRESGAIEQDADVVMFVHREEYYQTNDEDRERVKGQAEIIIAKQRNGPIGDVKLLWQHDFTRFVNQEHRPHSEFESFSP
- the tsaD gene encoding tRNA (adenosine(37)-N6)-threonylcarbamoyltransferase complex transferase subunit TsaD, which codes for MPLLAIETTCDETAAAVITRQRTVLGSVVASQEALHARWRGVVPEVAARAHVERILPVIAEAVDRSGVHRSELEVVAVAVRPGLVGSLLVGLAAAKGIALGFGLPLVGYDHLAAHLYACRLVHGSRVRYPALGLVVSGGHTALYRVGTPTDLERLGGTIDDAVGEAFDKAAALLGLGYPGGPWIERTARDGNPRSVRLPRPLAADRDRIDMSFSGLKTALRVRVRPPGTPADQPPPTGQARADLAAAFEQAAVDTVVAKVEVALERTGLRQVLVGGGVAANSRLRAALTLAGGRHGAEVLVPPPSLCTDNAAMGAIAWEHVERGDVGGALLDVAPGTDRSAARRAR